A genomic region of Colletotrichum destructivum chromosome 1, complete sequence contains the following coding sequences:
- a CDS encoding Putative glutamate/phenylalanine/leucine/valine/L-tryptophan dehydrogenase, producing the protein MATAAPPRNKMLGQVQADSAESSRGPSPQPTHFSVPMAARAVGNGHRVLRSATVGYIAPTFVGKQEQMEQVKDLIKNNGWIPDALIEEQVAWFYNELGIDDVYFKIEVPEVIASQITSLYAAKVAAFAREDKREEIRLDMEAHDHAIYIDTSEPGKTSVAGPRYEQRLEAKYLDHTGKSKFRVETFRSPGVLGASPTSKATLRCYFVYQCLFKQSPETTDPNETRLEVIADNGFLQKATSNTKQIYQEIIELAVNRTGPVIEVFDIEGSPEKRLVIAFRSRTARGLFSALSDLYHYYGVTSSRKYVEQFANGITVMSIYLRPAMNIEGNFPSLDQSIHQITKEISLLYCLPQNKLHSLFTSGELSLQETVYGHCVWVFIQHFLNRLGSEYVSLSEILDAKNQAHTALLSKLKRRLRTETFTPDYILEIIQSYPGLVRALYASFASVHLAVGPDFDRHFIAPTPAIEVLSDAKLKERITRDVSNEHEEMVMTAFRVFNNAILKTNYFTPTKVALSFRLDPSFLPEIEYPKRLYGMFLVIGAESRGFHLRFKDIARGGIRIVKSRSKEAYGINARNLFDENYGLASTQQRKNKDIPEGGSKGVILLDPKMQDRAKEAFEKYIDSILDLLLPAQTPGIKNPLVDLYGKEEIIFMGPDENTADLVDWATEHARARGAPWWKSFFTGKSPKLGGIPHDTYGMTTLSVREYVKGIYRKLNLDPSTVKKMQTGGPDGDLGSNEILLSNEKYTSIVDGSGVLVDPNGLDKEELLRLAKSRSMIVNFDMSKLSKDGYRVLVDDNNITLPTGEFVSNGTSFRNTYHLRDTGLTDCFVPCGGRPESIDLISVNKIIKDGKSTIPYLVEGANLFITQDAKLRLEAAGCILYKDASANKGGVTSSSLEVLASLSFDDENFVKHMCHDSKGQAPQFYQDYVKSVQAKIQENARLEFEAIWREHEQTGLPRSVLSDNLSNAITTLDEELQHSDLWKNEKIRRSVLQDALPNSLLEKIGLDTIIQRVPDSYLRAIFGSYLASRFVYQFGSQPSQFAFYDFMAKRMASVN; encoded by the exons ATGGCGaccgccgccccccctcgTAACAAGATGCTGGGCCAGGTCCAGGCCGACTCAGCAGAGAGCAGCCGCGGCCCCTCTCCCCAACCCACACATTTCAGCGTCCCCATGGCTGCCCGTGCCGTTGGCAACGGACACAGGGTCCTGAGGTCAGCAACGGTCGGCTACATTGCGCCGACGTTCGTTGGCAAGCAGGAGCAGATGGAACAGG TCAAGGATCTTATCAAGAACAATGGCTGGATCCCCGACGCCCTTATTGAGGAACAAGTTGCCTGGTTCTACAACGAGCTCGGCATTGACGATGTCTACTTTAAGATTGAGGTCCCCGAGGTTATTGCCAGCCAGATCACCTCCCTGTACGCTGCCAAGGTGGCTGCCTTCGCCCGCGAGGACAAGCGCGAGGAGATCCGCCTCGACATGGAGGCCCATGACCACGCCATCTACATCGACACAAGCGAGCCCGGCAAAACCTCTGTCGCCGGTCCTCGCTATGAACAGCGCCTTGAGGCCAAGTATCTCGACCACACGGGCAAGTCTAAGTTCCGCGTCGAGACCTTCCGCTCTCCTGGCGTCTTGGGCGCATCGCCTACCTCCAAGGCGACGTTGCGCTGCTACTTCGTCTACCAGTGCCTCTTCAAGCAGAGCCCTGAAACCACGGACCCCAACGAGACCCGCTTGGAGGTTATTGCCGACAACGGTTTCCTCCAGAAGGCCACCAGCAACACTAAGCAGATCTACCAGGAGATCATCGAGCTCGCGGTCAATAGAACTGGCCCCGTCATCGAGGTCTTCGACATCGAAGGCTCTCCCGAGAAGCGTTTGGTTATTGCCTTCCGCTCCCGCACTGCTCGCGGCTTGTTCTCGGCTCTCAGTGACCTGTACCACTACTATGGCGTCACCAGCTCCAGGAAGTACGTGGAGCAGTTCGCCAACGGCATCACGGTCATGAGTATCTACCTTCGCCCCGCTATGAACATCGAAGGCAACTTCCCCTCGTTGGACCAGTCGATCCACCAGATCACCAAGGAGATCTCCCTCCTTTACTGTCTGCCCCAGAACAAGCTGCACTCGCTCTTCACCTCCGGCGAGCTCAGCCTCCAGGAGACTGTCTACGGTCACTGCGTCTGGGTCTTCATCCAGCACTTCCTGAACCGTCTCGGTTCCGAGTACGTCTCCCTATCCGAGATCCTGGACGCCAAGAACCAGGCCCATACGGCACTTTTGTCCAAGTTGAAGCGTCGTCTGAGGACCGAGACCTTCACTCCCGACTACATCCTGGAGATTATCCAGTCGTACCCCGGCTTGGTTCGTGCCTTATACGCGTCGTTTGCCTCGGTGCACCTTGCCGTCGGGCCCGACTTCGATCGCCACTTCATCGCCCCCACGCCGGCCATCGAGGTCTTGTCCGATgccaagctcaaggagcGCATCACTCGAGATGTGTCTAACGAGCACGAGGAGATGGTAATGACTGCCTTCCGCGTCTTCAACAACGCCATCCTGAAGACCAACTACTTCACCCCCACCAAGGTTGCCCTGAGTTTCCGCCTGGAtccctccttcttgcccGAGATCGAGTACCCCAAGCGCCTCTACGGCATgttcctcgtcatcggcgccgagtcGCGCGGTTTCCACCTGCGATTCAAGGACATCGCTCGTGGTGGTATCCGCATCGTCAAGTCCCGCAGCAAGGAGGCGTATGGCATCAACGCCCGCAATCTCTTTGACGAGAACTACGGCCTTGCCAGCACCCAGCAGCGCAAGAACAAGGACATTCCCGAAGGTGGCTCCAAGGGCGTTATCCTGCTTGACCCCAAGATGCAGGACCGCGCCAAGGAAGCCTTTGAGAAGTACATTGACAGTATTcttgaccttctcctccctgcCCAGACTCCCGGCATCAAGAACCCGCTTGTGGACCTGTACGGTAAGGAGGAGATCATCTTCATGGGTCCCGACGAGAACACTGCCGACCTTGTCGACTGGGCCACCGAGCACGCTCGCGCCCGTGGCGCACCCTGGTGGAAGTCCTTCTTCACCGGCAAGTCGCCCAAGCTGGGTGGTATCCCCCACGACACGTATGGCATGACCACTCTGTCTGTTCGTGAGTACGTCAAGGGCATCTACAGAAAGCTCAACCTTGATCCCTCCACCGTCAAGAAGATGCAGACCGGTggccccgacggcgacctgggcaGCAACGAGATCCTGCTCAGCAACGAGAAGTACACTTCCATTGTTGATGGATCCGGCGTCCTCGTTGACCCTaacggcctcgacaaggaggagctcctccgccttgcCAAGTCTCGCTCCATGATTGTCAATTTTGACATGTCCAAGTTGTCCAAGGACGGTTACCGTGTGCTggtcgacgacaacaacatcacccTGCCCACCGGCGAGTTCGTCTCCAACGGCACGTCGTTCCGCAACACTTACCACCTGCGCGATACTGGTCTGACCGACTGCTTCGTTCCTTGTGGTGGTCGCCCCGAGTCGATTGATCTGATTTCGGTTAACAAGATcatcaaggacggcaagtCGACCATTCCTTACTTGGTTGAGGGAGCCAACCTCTTCATTACCCAGGATGCGAAgctccgcctcgaggccgccggctgTATCCTGTACAAGGATGCCAGCGCCAACAAGGGCGGTGTGACGTCTTCGTCCCTGGAGGTCCTTGCCTCGCTCTCGTTTGACGACGAGAACTTTGTCAAGCACATGTGCCACGACTCCAAGGGCCAGGCTCCTCAATTCTACCAAGACTACGTCAAGTCTGTCCAGGCGAAGATCCAGGAGAACGCTCGCCTCGAGTTCGAGGCCATCTGGCGCGAGCACGAGCAGACCGGTCTCCCCCGCAGTGTTCTCTCGGACAACCTCTCCAACGCCATTACTACTCTGGATGAGGAGCTCCAGCACTCCGACCTCTGGAAGAACGAGAAGATTCGTCGTTCGGTCCTCCAGGACGCCCTCCCCAACTCTCTTCTGGAGAAGATTGGGCTCGACACTATCATCCAACGCGTCCCCGATTCGTACCTGCGCGCCATCTTCGGCAGCTACCTCGCCTCGAGGTTTGTCTACCAGTTTGGTAGCCAGCCCAGTCAATTTGCTTTCTATGACTT CATGGCCAAGCGTATGGCAAGCGTCAACTGA
- a CDS encoding Putative AMP-dependent synthetase/ligase domain, acetoacetyl-CoA synthase, AMP-binding, ANL, with protein MTVTSVTRNELWRHPDPTSTPMWAFLLRVNSKYGLELADYPGLYKWSIENVAEFWEEVWHFVGITASKPFDKVLPLNAPMYPRPDFFEGARLNFAENLLFPANVAVDPTAVATITTTELGPSVSTTWAELRDAVRRCSAGLRARGVRPNDIVAGFVSNHVQAVVAALAAASVGAIWTGISPDNGVSAVLDRLAQIGPKVLFADNGTVYNGKEWSSTDKTEDIVRALMQNGLELVVVINNVGCDLGIDGLTATNVVAEEYESFLQSSPDEPLKFEQLPPSHPLYILYSSGTTGLPKAIVHTALGTLIQHKKEHALHGSLTSSSRMLYYTTTSWMMWHWSVSALAVGATIVLYSGSPFKPHGHLSLPRLLSSLRITHFGTSAAYLTALEANAVYPVNEPGIDLSPLEAIYSTASPLPPSTFSFVYKAFPSKVNLASITGGTDIISLFGAPCPLLPVRVGEIQCAGLGMAIRAVDSLSGKPLPDPSHPGDLICTAPFPCQPLTFFGTGGDAKYKAAYFERFADVCGVKGAVWHHGDFVKIPNPATGSLLMLGRSDGVLKPAGVRFGSAEIYNILTRFFAPEVEDAVCVGRRRATDADETVCLFVVPAAGRHFDDELRAKIKSVIRRELSPRHVPGVVEEARGGIPKTGNGKKIEVAVKQILSGMDVKTNASVANPEALEWFRAWATTH; from the exons ATGACTGTCACCAGTGTCACGCGAAACGAGCTCTGGCGGCACCCGGACCCCACCTCGACTCCCATGTGGGCATTCCTCCTCCGTGTGAATTCCAAGTATGGCCTTGAACTGGCAGACTACCCCGGCCTGTACAAGTGGTCCATTGAGAACGTGGCAGAGTTCTGGGAGGAAGTGTGGCATTTTGTGGGCATCACCGCCTCCAAGCCGTTCGACAAG GTCCTGCCGCTCAATGCACCCATGTACCCGCGTCCAGACTTCTTCGAGGGTGCCCGTCTCAACTTCGCCGAAAACCTGCTTTTCCCggccaacgtcgccgtcgaccccaCAGCCGTCGCGACCATCACCACTACCGAACTCggcccctccgtctccaCAACATGGGCCGAGCTCCGAGATGCCGTCCGCCGCTGCTCTGCCGGTCTCCGTGCCCGCGGTGTCCGGCCCAATGATATCGTGGCCGGTTTCGTCTCCAATCATGTACAAgccgtcgttgccgccctcgccgctgcTTCCGTTGGTGCCATCTGGACCGGTATCAGCCCCGACAACGGTGTCAGCGCCGTGCTCGACCGTCTGGCCCAGATTGGGCCCAAGGTCCTCTTCGCTGACAATGGCACCGTGTACAACGGCAAAGAGTGGAGCAGCACCGACAAGACCGAAGATATTGTCAGGGCTCTGATGCAGAACGGCCTGGAGCTTGTTGTTGTCATCAACAACGTCGGATGTGATCTTGGCATTGATGGCTTGACGGCCACGAATGTTGTCGCCGAGGAATATGAGTCCTTCCTGCAGAG CTCTCCTGATGAGCCGCTCAAGTTCGAGCAGCTCCCCCCCTCGCATCCACTCTACATTCTCTACTCCAGCGGCACAACAGGCCTGCCCAAGGCAATCGTGCACACGGCCCTGGGCACCCTCATCCAGCACAAGAAGGAGCATGCCCTGCACGGCTCCCTCACCTCATCCTCGCGCATGCTCTACTATACGACCACCTCCTGGATGATGTGGCACTGGTCCGTatcggccctcgccgtcggcgccaccaTTGTCCTCTACTCGGGCTCCCCTTTCAAGCCCCACGGCCACCTTTCTCTCCCGCGTCTCCTCTCCAGTCTCCGCATAACCCACTTCGGCACCTCCGCTGCCTACctcaccgccctcgaggcaAACGCCGTCTACCCCGTCAACGAGCCCGGCATCGATCTTTCGCCCCTCGAGGCGATCTATTCCACCGCCAgccccctcccgccctctaccttctccttcgtctACAAGGCCTTCCCGTCCAAGGTGAACCTCGCCTCCATCACTGGCGGGACCGATATCATTTCCCTTTTCGGCGCCCCGTGCCCCCTCCTGCCCGTTCGCGTTGGCGAGATCCAGTGCGCGGGCCTTGGCATggccatccgcgccgtcgacTCCCTCTCGGGCAAACCTCTCCCCGACCCGTCCCATCCGGGTGACCTCATCTGCACGGCCCCGTTCCCCTGCCAGCCCCTGACCTTCTTCGGCACCGGAGGCGACGCGAAATACAAGGCGGCCTACTTTGAGCGCTTCGCTGACGTCTGCGGCGTCAAAGGCGCTGTCTGGCACCACGGTGACTTTGTGAAGATCCCGAACCCAGCCACCGGGTCGCTCCTCATGCTCGGTCGCTCCGATGGCGTCCTCAAGCCCGCGGGCGTGCGATTCGGCAGCGCCGAGATCTACAACATCCTCACGCGCTTCTTCGcgcccgaggtcgaggacgccgtctGCGTCGGCCGGAGACGCGCCacggacgccgacgagacTGTGTGCCTCTTCGTCgtgcccgccgccggacgccacttcgacgacgagctgcgggccaagatcaagagcGTCATCCGGAGGGAGCTGAGCCCTAGACACGTCCCTggtgtcgtcgaggaggcccgcGGCGGCATTCCGAAGACTGGCAACGGCAAAAA GATCGAGGTAGCGGTTAAGCAGATCCTCTCGGGCATGGACGTCAAGACAAACGCGAGCGTCGCTAACCCCGAGGCCCTGGAGTGGTTTCGCGCGTGGGCCACGACGCATTAA